One region of Eupeodes corollae chromosome 1, idEupCoro1.1, whole genome shotgun sequence genomic DNA includes:
- the LOC129943059 gene encoding scavenger receptor class B member 1 isoform X2 — protein MQPTNWRRIFCAFLLLLGGLLAITGAVLVKILGPYDLIFKWKLVFAEGGEIFGLWEKPPVDLYLKVYLFNITNAEAFMEGREKMNVEQVGPYVYKELMTHENVTFNENGTVSSIPRHPLVWQEAMSEGRREDDEVWMLNIAMLSIAQVASDKSFFVRFPINVMLANTDNTPITKMTAREFMFGYKSSITTLGNTFLPGWIYFDKVGLIDRMYDFDTDFETFYTGAQDPSVSGLYDTYRGSQDLVQWQGHHCSNINLASDGTKFKSFIQPNETIRFFRKSMCSPQNLVRTGDEVVLSNLAGYKYVFEENAFDNGEFEEKNKCFCRQGYCQPRGLIDVTDCYYGFPISLSYPHFMDSDPGLTNNVTGLKPNRSEHSSHFVIQPESGLPLELSVKIQINMHMRNVRSMNKVERFSDLTFPMLWFEITMMELPPSLATRFNFYLNILPYIDILGFWGGLIAGIVCLFFAIKRATMKISNFKNISENGKSYAKANLRSGVYNPCEMKLMQTNEKENSKLSMIPTATATATARPNEIKAERGALAYDVDLKAANTGSYILENEPAVSDVEDDADDGNASDASSNSLSSDIEEDYLTDETRSIQNVNASDDKSATRSLSSSGFASNNVSEEQQTWPSSSGSTGETALLIDEEDIEDLPPLRIEE, from the exons ATGCAGCCTACAAATTGGAGAAGAATATTTT GTGCCTTCTTGTTACTTCTTGGAGGTCTATTAGCTATTACTGGTGCAGTGCTAGTAAAAATTTTGGGACCTTAtgatttaatattcaaatgG aAATTAGTTTTCGCAGAAGGAGGTGAAATTTTTGGACTATGGGAAAAACCACCAGTAGATTTGTATTTGAAAGtttatctttttaatattaCAAATGCCGAAGCGTTTATGGAAGGTCGTGAGAAAATGAATGTCGAGCAAGTTGGACCATATGTTTATAA AGAACTAATGACGCACGAGAATGTGACATTTAATGAAAATGGTACAGTTTCATCCATACCACGTCATCCACTAGTTTGGCAGGAAGCAATGTCTGAAGGCCGAAGAGAAGATGACGAAGTTTGGATGTTAAATATTGCTATGCTG tCCATTGCTCAAGTTGCATCTGATAAAAGTTTCTTCGTACGTTTTCCAATTAATGTTATGCTAGCAAATACTGACAATACTCCAATTACAAAAATGACAGCTCGAGAATTCATGTTTGGTTATAAATCATCAATAACAACTTTGGGCAATACTTTTCTTCCTGGCTGgatttattttgacaaagtTGGTCTTATTGATAGG ATGTACGACTTTGATACTGATTTTGAAACATTCTATACTGGTGCCCAAGATCCTAGTGTTTCAGGTCTCTATGATACTTATAGAGGTTCTCAAGATTTAGTCCAATGGCAGGGTCATCATTGTAGTAACATCAATTTGGCTTCTGATGGAACGAAGTTTAAGAGCTTCATTCAACCAAATgaaacaattcgatttttccggAAAAGCATGTGCAGTCCTCAGAATTTG GTACGAACAGGTGATGAAGTTGTTTTAAGCAATTTAGCCGGTTACAAATATGTTTTCGAAGAGAATGCTTTCGATAATGGAGAATTCGAAGAAAAGAACAAATGCTTTTGTCGACAag gTTATTGTCAACCACGCGGACTTATCGACGTCACTGATTGTTATTATGGATTTCCCATTTCTCTAAGTTATCCACATTTCATGGATTCTGATCCAGGCTTGACGAATAATGTAACCGGTCTTAAGCCAAACCGTAGTGAACATTCCAGTCACTTTGTCATTCAACCG GAGTCTGGGTTACCACTTGAGCTCTCGGTaaagattcaaataaatatgcACATGAGAAATGTTCGCAGTATGAACAAGGTTGAGCGTTTTAGCGACCTTACATTCCCGATGTTGTGGTTTGAGATT ACAATGATGGAACTGCCGCCCTCTTTGGCCACTCGTTTTAACTTCTACCTTAACATTTTACCATACATTGATATCCTCGGATTCTGGGGTGGCTTAATCGCGGGCATAGTTTGCCTGTTCTTTGCCATTAAACGAGCCACAATGAAGATATCAAACTTTAAGAATATCTCAGAGAATGGCAAGTCATATGCCAAGGCTAATCTTCGATCTGGTGTTTATAATCCTTGTGAAATGAAACTAATGCAAACGAATGAAAAGGAGAATAGCAAGTTGTCTATGATACCCACGGCAACAGCTACGGCTACGGCTAGGCCAAATGAAATTAAAGCTGAACGAGGAGCTTTGGCGTATGATGTCGACTTAAAGGCAGCTAATACAGGGAGTTATATACTAGAAAATGAGCCTGCTGTTTCTGATGTTGAAGACGATGCCGATGATGGTAATGCAAGTGATGCGTCAAGTAACAGTTTGAGCAGTGACATCGAAGAAGACTACCTGACAGATGAAACGAGAAgtatacaaaatgtaaatgccaGCGATGATAAATCG